Proteins encoded in a region of the Deltaproteobacteria bacterium RBG_16_64_85 genome:
- a CDS encoding 30S ribosomal protein S4: protein MARYREAVCRLCRREGIELYLKGDRCFTDKCAIKRRGYPPGQHGQRRPKHSDYGVQLREKQKAKRIYGLLEKQFRNVFEKADRMKGKTGDNLLILLERRLDNVVYKLGFAVTRRESRQMVRHGHFLVGGRKVNIPSFLVRPGDGIELLEKSRKNPSVNESLDAVVRKGIPPWLELDRENFRGSVKALPSRAEIREPIQEQLIVELYSK from the coding sequence TTGGCCAGGTATCGCGAGGCGGTATGCCGGCTCTGCCGGAGAGAGGGTATCGAACTCTACCTGAAAGGAGACCGTTGCTTCACCGACAAGTGCGCCATCAAGCGGAGGGGATATCCCCCCGGCCAGCACGGTCAACGACGTCCCAAGCACAGCGATTATGGCGTTCAGCTGCGGGAGAAGCAGAAGGCCAAGCGGATCTACGGGCTCCTGGAAAAGCAGTTCCGGAATGTTTTCGAAAAAGCGGATCGGATGAAGGGCAAGACCGGCGATAATCTGCTGATCCTTCTGGAGCGCCGTCTGGACAACGTCGTCTACAAGCTCGGGTTCGCGGTGACCCGGAGGGAGAGCCGCCAGATGGTCCGGCACGGCCATTTCCTGGTGGGGGGGCGCAAGGTGAATATTCCGTCCTTCCTCGTCCGCCCCGGGGACGGGATCGAGCTCCTGGAAAAGAGCCGCAAGAACCCTTCCGTCAACGAGTCGCTGGATGCGGTGGTCCGCAAGGGGATCCCGCCCTGGCTGGAGCTGGACCGGGAGAACTTCCGCGGTTCGGTCAAGGCGCTCCCCAGCCGGGCGGAGATCAGGGAACCGATCCAGGAACAGTTGATCGTCGAACTTTACTCGAAGTAA
- a CDS encoding DNA-directed RNA polymerase subunit alpha produces MFQRNWKQLIKPRRIEIQTDSATAEYGKFVAEPLERGYGTTLGNALRRILLSSLQGAAITSVRIEGVQHEFSTIVGVVEDVTDIVLNLKEIRLRMHSPEPRTITLGAKGPKRVKASDMQADPMVEILNKDRHIAELSENATLKMEISVRMGKGYVPAERNLEENAPIGTIPIDAIFSPIRKVNFTVTNARVGQQTDYDRLLLEVWTDGSVLPADAVAYAAKILKDQATVFINFDEEAEMPDEPAHLEAGAINENLYKPVEELELSVRAYNCLKNADIKYIGELVQRSEQEMLKTKNFGKKSLNEIKEVLHGMGLSLGMKVESFAPEKFSPPREED; encoded by the coding sequence ATGTTCCAGCGGAACTGGAAGCAATTGATCAAGCCGCGCCGCATCGAGATTCAGACCGATTCGGCGACCGCCGAGTACGGAAAATTCGTGGCGGAGCCACTGGAAAGGGGATACGGAACCACCCTGGGGAACGCTCTCCGCAGGATCCTCCTCTCCTCCCTCCAGGGAGCGGCGATTACATCGGTCCGCATCGAGGGGGTCCAGCACGAGTTCTCCACAATCGTGGGAGTGGTGGAGGACGTCACCGACATCGTTCTCAACCTGAAGGAGATCCGTCTTCGGATGCACTCGCCCGAGCCCCGCACGATCACCTTGGGGGCGAAGGGCCCCAAGCGGGTCAAAGCGTCGGATATGCAGGCCGATCCGATGGTCGAAATTCTGAACAAGGACCGCCATATCGCGGAGCTGTCGGAGAACGCGACGCTCAAGATGGAGATCTCCGTGCGGATGGGGAAGGGGTACGTTCCCGCGGAGCGGAACCTCGAGGAAAACGCGCCGATCGGGACCATCCCCATCGACGCCATCTTTTCCCCCATCCGGAAGGTCAATTTCACCGTGACGAACGCGCGCGTCGGTCAGCAGACGGACTACGACCGCCTCCTCCTGGAAGTGTGGACCGACGGATCCGTCCTGCCGGCGGATGCGGTCGCCTATGCGGCGAAGATTCTGAAGGACCAGGCGACCGTGTTCATCAACTTCGACGAAGAGGCCGAAATGCCGGACGAGCCCGCGCACCTGGAAGCGGGGGCCATCAACGAGAATCTCTATAAGCCGGTGGAGGAGCTGGAGCTTTCCGTCCGCGCCTACAACTGTCTGAAGAATGCCGACATCAAGTACATCGGCGAGCTTGTGCAGCGGAGCGAGCAGGAGATGCTCAAGACGAAGAACTTCGGGAAGAAGAGCCTGAACGAGATCAAGGAAGTGCTGCACGGAATGGGGCTCTCCCTGGGGATGAAGGTGGAAAGCTTTGCGCCGGAGAAGTTCAGTCCGCCGAGGGAAGAAGACTAA
- a CDS encoding 50S ribosomal protein L17 — translation MRHAIDHRKLGRNPSHRKAMLRNLMNSLIHSERIETTVARAKELRRIADRLITLGKRNTTHARRHVFSLLSDKENTEKLFSGLAGRFSDRAGGYTRIVRTGFRSGDGAEMALLEYLPVEEKKAGARKGRKKKPVLGKEKAAAKGKAVKAAAGKKKAAKASPGKPEGEESPRRKASKKKKPEAENP, via the coding sequence ATGCGTCACGCGATCGATCACAGGAAACTGGGCCGGAATCCCTCCCATCGGAAAGCGATGTTGCGGAACCTCATGAATTCCCTGATCCACTCGGAGCGGATCGAGACCACCGTCGCGCGGGCGAAGGAGCTCCGGCGCATCGCGGACCGGCTGATCACTCTCGGGAAGAGGAACACGACACACGCGAGAAGGCACGTATTTTCCCTGCTGAGCGACAAGGAGAACACGGAGAAACTGTTCTCCGGCCTGGCAGGGCGTTTCTCGGATCGCGCGGGCGGTTACACGCGAATCGTCCGCACCGGCTTCCGCAGCGGAGACGGCGCGGAGATGGCCCTTCTGGAGTATCTCCCCGTCGAGGAGAAGAAGGCGGGGGCGCGGAAGGGAAGGAAAAAGAAACCGGTTTTGGGGAAAGAGAAGGCGGCGGCGAAAGGAAAAGCCGTAAAGGCTGCGGCCGGGAAGAAGAAAGCCGCAAAGGCATCGCCCGGGAAACCCGAAGGGGAGGAATCCCCTCGCAGGAAGGCGTCGAAGAAGAAAAAGCCGGAAGCGGAAAACCCGTAA
- a CDS encoding transposase — protein MNVEYHKWWSRNLGQDMELKVYGHGGKPVLAFPSAGGRFYEYEDFGMVEACRPFVEAGKIFLVAVDSLDRQSWLNFEAHPADRARRHNEYDRYIVEEVVPFVRDRGHRKRFLSTGCSMGGYHSANFFFRHPDLFDALIALSGVYQLRRFVGDYMDDNIYFNTPLAYLPGLADPWYLDRYRNSRIVVCAGQGAWEDEMLADTLALKQILDEKQIWCWVDIWGHDVNHDWPWWRRQMPYFLHRLGF, from the coding sequence ATGAACGTCGAATACCACAAATGGTGGAGCAGGAACCTGGGCCAGGATATGGAGCTGAAGGTGTACGGCCATGGCGGTAAACCGGTCCTCGCGTTCCCCTCGGCCGGAGGGCGCTTCTACGAATACGAGGACTTCGGCATGGTGGAAGCCTGCAGGCCCTTCGTGGAGGCGGGGAAGATCTTCCTGGTCGCCGTGGATAGCTTGGATCGCCAATCCTGGCTCAACTTCGAGGCCCATCCGGCGGATCGGGCCCGCCGGCACAATGAATACGACCGCTACATCGTGGAAGAAGTCGTCCCGTTCGTCCGTGACCGCGGGCACCGCAAGCGGTTCCTTTCAACGGGGTGCAGCATGGGGGGATACCATTCGGCGAATTTCTTTTTCCGCCACCCCGATCTCTTCGACGCCCTGATCGCCTTGAGCGGCGTCTACCAGCTCCGCCGGTTTGTCGGCGACTACATGGACGACAACATCTATTTCAATACGCCCCTCGCCTATCTCCCGGGGCTGGCCGACCCCTGGTATCTGGACCGATACCGGAACAGCAGGATCGTCGTGTGCGCAGGACAAGGGGCGTGGGAAGACGAGATGCTTGCGGACACGCTCGCCCTCAAGCAAATTCTTGACGAAAAACAGATCTGGTGCTGGGTGGACATCTGGGGACACGACGTGAACCACGACTGGCCGTGGTGGCGACGGCAGATGCCGTACTTCCTCCACCGCCTCGGCTTCTGA
- a CDS encoding carboxylate--amine ligase produces MNFIYLSPHFPPNYYLFCVHLRRLGANVLGLADPPHDSLRPELREALCDYYRVDDLHNYDQLLRGCGYFTQRHGKLDRIDSHNEYWLETEARLRTDFNLFGIRREDIASVKSKSRMKAMFRSAGVAVARGVIARTVEEGKRFARETGYPIVAKPDVGVGAIATYKVTCEAELERFFSRKPPTDYLLEEFIDGRIYSFDGLTDKDGNLVFYAAHAYSQGVMEAVNNDEHLYYYSLRKIPADLEAAGRCVLKAFGVRERFFHFEFFRTNRDARIVALEVNLRPPGGLTTDMFNYANDIDIYHQWASVVVRNEFTATASRPYHCGYIGRKRGKSYTRSHGDILAAFGHCIVHYEEIHSVFRAAIGDCGYLARSASLEEILEVARFIHETK; encoded by the coding sequence ATGAATTTTATCTATCTATCCCCCCATTTTCCCCCAAATTATTACCTCTTCTGCGTCCACCTTCGCCGCCTCGGCGCCAACGTGCTGGGGCTTGCGGATCCGCCGCACGACTCGCTGCGCCCCGAGTTGAGAGAGGCCCTGTGCGATTACTACCGGGTGGACGACCTGCACAATTACGACCAGCTCCTCCGGGGCTGCGGCTACTTCACCCAGAGGCACGGGAAACTCGACCGGATCGACTCGCACAACGAGTACTGGCTGGAGACGGAGGCCCGTCTCCGCACGGATTTCAACCTGTTCGGGATCCGGAGGGAGGACATCGCCTCCGTCAAATCGAAATCCCGGATGAAAGCCATGTTCCGAAGCGCGGGGGTCGCGGTCGCACGCGGCGTCATCGCGCGCACCGTGGAAGAAGGAAAACGGTTCGCGAGGGAGACGGGCTACCCCATCGTCGCCAAGCCCGACGTCGGCGTCGGCGCCATCGCGACCTACAAGGTAACGTGCGAAGCGGAGCTCGAGCGTTTCTTCTCACGGAAACCGCCGACGGACTACCTCCTGGAGGAGTTCATCGACGGGCGGATCTACTCCTTCGACGGTCTCACGGACAAGGACGGCAACCTGGTGTTCTACGCTGCCCACGCTTACAGTCAGGGGGTCATGGAAGCGGTCAACAACGACGAGCATCTCTACTACTACTCCCTCAGGAAGATCCCCGCGGACCTGGAGGCGGCCGGCCGGTGCGTGCTGAAGGCGTTCGGCGTGCGGGAGCGTTTCTTCCACTTCGAATTCTTCCGGACAAACCGGGATGCGCGCATCGTCGCCCTGGAGGTCAACCTGCGTCCCCCGGGAGGTTTGACCACGGACATGTTCAACTACGCGAACGACATCGATATCTACCACCAGTGGGCAAGCGTCGTGGTGCGCAACGAATTTACCGCTACCGCCAGCCGCCCCTACCATTGCGGCTATATCGGCAGGAAACGCGGGAAAAGCTACACACGCAGCCACGGGGATATCCTTGCCGCGTTCGGACATTGCATCGTGCATTACGAGGAGATCCACTCCGTTTTCCGGGCCGCAATCGGAGATTGCGGTTACCTTGCGCGCTCCGCGAGCCTGGAGGAAATTCTTGAGGTTGCCCGTTTCATCCACGAGACGAAGTGA
- a CDS encoding ferrous iron transport protein B, translating into MKLHDVAATAARMPDKVILVGNPNVGKSVVFGYLTGRYVTVSNYPGTTVEVTRGKASARGSTVEVIDTPGVNSLLPMSEDERVTRDILISEPGARVIQVCDAKNMRRSLMITLQLAEMAVPLVLAVNMADEARDRGVMPRLEELEVRIGVPAIPTVAVRKKGIDRLLGLVEHSTPARVEVSYGDRIESAIAHMETLLPPSVLVGKRALALMLLCGDDSLTPWLAENLRGERIREMNGVRNRLVEEVGEDIAYRVNQIRLQWIDSLLDGMGEESTDARRTDWSHAFGRYAMDPFYGVPILLAVLFLAYEFVGVFGAKFLVDFLEANVFGKGILPATAWVVERTIPWPIIREFLVGPYGMISMALSYAVAIVLPIVGTFFLGFGILEDSGYLPRLAVMVDRIFKKIGCNGKAVLPMILGLGCDTMATLTTRILETRKERIIVTLLLALGIPCSAQLGVILGMLGNVGLAATVTWLLILVGIILAVGYLASKVIPGESSDFILEIPPIRLPRIGNLSVKTMARIEWYLREAVPLFLLGTFFLFAADRMGWLLWLQKASEPLVVGLLDLPPKTSEAFLIGFLRRDYGAAGLFDMARAGLLTNLQVVVSLVTITLFIPCLANFLVIVKEQGSKVAAGMALFIFPFAILVGALVNLAARKMGITF; encoded by the coding sequence ATGAAGCTCCACGACGTTGCGGCGACCGCCGCGCGGATGCCCGACAAGGTCATCCTCGTGGGGAACCCCAATGTGGGGAAGAGCGTCGTTTTCGGGTACCTGACGGGACGGTATGTGACCGTCTCCAATTACCCGGGGACGACGGTCGAGGTCACGCGGGGAAAAGCTTCGGCGCGGGGCAGCACCGTCGAGGTCATCGACACGCCGGGCGTCAACTCGCTTCTTCCCATGTCCGAGGACGAGCGGGTGACGCGCGACATCCTGATTTCCGAGCCCGGGGCCCGGGTCATCCAGGTCTGCGACGCCAAGAACATGCGGCGTTCCCTTATGATCACCCTGCAGCTCGCGGAGATGGCCGTTCCTCTCGTGCTTGCAGTGAACATGGCCGACGAAGCCCGGGACCGCGGCGTCATGCCGAGATTGGAGGAGCTGGAAGTCCGGATCGGCGTCCCGGCGATTCCCACGGTCGCGGTGCGAAAGAAGGGGATCGACCGGCTCCTGGGGCTGGTCGAGCATTCCACGCCGGCCCGCGTCGAGGTCTCCTACGGGGACCGGATCGAATCCGCCATCGCCCACATGGAGACGCTCCTTCCTCCATCCGTTCTCGTTGGGAAGCGCGCTCTCGCCCTCATGCTGCTGTGCGGAGACGATTCCCTCACCCCCTGGCTCGCGGAGAACCTCCGCGGCGAACGGATACGGGAGATGAACGGAGTCCGCAACCGACTGGTGGAGGAGGTTGGTGAGGACATCGCCTACCGCGTCAACCAGATCCGCCTCCAGTGGATCGATTCCCTCCTGGACGGGATGGGAGAGGAATCCACTGACGCCCGGAGGACCGATTGGTCCCATGCATTCGGGCGGTACGCGATGGATCCTTTCTATGGAGTGCCGATCCTCCTCGCCGTCCTTTTTTTGGCGTACGAGTTCGTCGGCGTCTTCGGGGCGAAGTTCCTCGTGGACTTCCTCGAGGCCAACGTGTTTGGAAAGGGGATCCTCCCGGCGACCGCCTGGGTCGTGGAGCGCACGATCCCGTGGCCTATTATCCGGGAGTTCCTGGTCGGCCCGTACGGGATGATCTCGATGGCGCTGTCCTATGCCGTCGCCATCGTGCTGCCGATCGTGGGCACCTTCTTCCTCGGTTTCGGGATCCTCGAGGATTCCGGATACCTTCCCCGGCTGGCAGTGATGGTCGACCGGATCTTCAAGAAGATCGGGTGCAACGGGAAGGCGGTGCTGCCGATGATCCTGGGGCTGGGCTGCGACACCATGGCTACCTTGACGACACGGATCCTGGAGACCCGGAAGGAGCGCATCATCGTAACGCTGCTGCTCGCCCTGGGAATTCCCTGCTCCGCGCAACTCGGCGTAATCCTGGGGATGCTGGGCAACGTGGGACTGGCGGCTACCGTGACGTGGCTGCTGATCCTCGTCGGCATCATCCTTGCGGTCGGTTACCTCGCCTCCAAGGTGATCCCCGGGGAGTCCTCCGATTTCATCCTGGAGATACCGCCCATCCGCCTTCCCCGGATCGGAAACCTCTCCGTAAAGACGATGGCGCGGATCGAGTGGTATCTCCGCGAAGCCGTCCCGCTCTTTCTCCTCGGGACGTTCTTCCTTTTCGCGGCCGACCGGATGGGGTGGCTCCTGTGGCTGCAGAAGGCGTCGGAACCGCTGGTCGTCGGGCTGCTGGACCTGCCGCCGAAAACCTCCGAAGCTTTTCTGATCGGGTTCCTGCGTCGGGATTACGGCGCGGCGGGGCTGTTCGACATGGCACGGGCCGGCCTTCTCACGAATCTCCAGGTCGTGGTGAGCCTCGTCACGATCACCCTGTTCATTCCCTGTCTGGCGAATTTCCTCGTCATCGTCAAGGAACAGGGATCCAAAGTGGCCGCCGGAATGGCGCTGTTCATCTTTCCGTTCGCGATCCTGGTCGGCGCGCTCGTGAACCTGGCCGCCCGGAAAATGGGAATTACCTTCTGA
- a CDS encoding arginine--tRNA ligase → MDVRKVTESLLLAGIKRKLAEWGVVLEVSVSVEIPRQEEHGDFSTNAAMQLARPLGKKPREVAGELTEAIRREDDRGWIASLSVAGPGFINIVLSNDAWREVVAISLRKGDRFGSSDQGKGQKVLIEFVSANPTGPLHVGHGRGAAVGDALARILSFEGYEVATEYYVNDVGNQMDNLGLSLYSRYLQECGVDAQLPEDGYRGDYLVELAREFHGEVGDRYKATPPTLALPVFRKVACERILNGIRKDLEDFRVRFDRWFREETLHRAGEVMGAIEKLRSRGLLYESEGAVFFKSEAHGDEKDRVLVRADGRTTYFAADIAYHRHKFLKGYARVIDLWGADHHGYAPRLMAAMRGLGEDELRLEILLVQFVTLLREGKAIQMSTRSGEFTTLREVLDEVGPDAARFFYLLRSFHSHLDFDLTLAKTQSSENPVYYIQYVHARICSIFREAAARQTPLSDHPSLSSLTLPDELALMKKVARFPDVVSEAAHLREPHRIPFYLLELSREFHAFYQNHRFLGETPERTQGRLALAKAVKTVVGIGLSLIGVSAPERM, encoded by the coding sequence GTGGACGTTCGTAAGGTCACGGAATCCCTTCTTCTTGCCGGAATAAAACGGAAATTGGCGGAATGGGGGGTGGTTTTGGAAGTCTCCGTTTCCGTGGAGATACCCCGACAGGAGGAACACGGGGATTTCTCGACGAACGCCGCCATGCAACTGGCCCGGCCCCTTGGGAAAAAGCCGCGGGAAGTTGCGGGAGAACTGACGGAGGCGATCCGCCGGGAAGACGACAGGGGCTGGATCGCCTCGCTCTCGGTCGCCGGCCCGGGATTCATTAATATCGTGCTGTCCAACGATGCTTGGAGGGAGGTCGTTGCGATTTCCCTCCGCAAGGGGGACCGGTTCGGTTCTTCCGACCAGGGAAAAGGGCAGAAGGTGCTGATCGAATTCGTGTCGGCCAATCCAACCGGCCCTCTCCACGTCGGGCATGGCAGGGGAGCAGCGGTTGGGGATGCGCTCGCGCGGATCCTGTCCTTCGAAGGGTACGAAGTCGCCACCGAGTATTACGTGAACGACGTCGGCAACCAGATGGACAACCTGGGCCTGTCGCTCTACTCGAGATATCTCCAGGAGTGCGGTGTGGACGCGCAGCTCCCGGAGGACGGGTATCGCGGGGATTACCTGGTCGAGCTTGCGCGCGAATTCCACGGGGAGGTGGGCGACCGCTACAAGGCGACCCCCCCTACGCTGGCGCTGCCCGTGTTTCGCAAGGTTGCTTGCGAACGGATCCTCAACGGCATCCGGAAGGACCTGGAAGACTTCCGGGTGCGCTTCGATCGATGGTTCCGCGAGGAAACCCTCCACCGGGCCGGCGAGGTGATGGGCGCCATCGAGAAACTGCGGAGCCGGGGGCTCCTCTACGAGTCCGAGGGAGCCGTTTTTTTCAAGAGCGAGGCACACGGAGACGAGAAGGACCGCGTTCTCGTCCGGGCGGACGGGAGGACGACCTATTTTGCCGCCGATATTGCGTACCACCGGCACAAGTTTCTGAAGGGATACGCGCGCGTGATCGACCTCTGGGGGGCGGATCACCACGGGTACGCACCGAGGCTGATGGCGGCGATGCGGGGACTGGGCGAGGACGAACTGCGCCTGGAGATCCTGCTGGTCCAGTTCGTGACCCTTCTCCGGGAGGGGAAAGCCATCCAGATGTCGACCCGTTCCGGCGAATTCACGACGCTCCGGGAAGTGCTGGACGAAGTGGGACCGGACGCGGCGAGGTTTTTCTATCTCCTGCGGAGTTTTCACTCGCACCTGGATTTCGATCTGACCCTCGCCAAGACGCAGTCCAGCGAAAACCCCGTATACTACATCCAGTATGTCCATGCCAGGATCTGCAGCATCTTCCGGGAAGCGGCAGCACGGCAAACCCCGTTGTCCGACCACCCCTCCCTTTCCTCCCTCACGCTGCCGGATGAACTCGCCCTGATGAAAAAGGTGGCGCGCTTCCCGGACGTCGTGTCGGAGGCGGCGCACCTGCGGGAGCCCCACCGGATCCCCTTCTACCTGCTCGAACTGTCGAGGGAGTTCCACGCGTTCTACCAGAACCACCGGTTTCTGGGGGAGACGCCGGAACGGACCCAGGGGCGGCTGGCGCTGGCGAAGGCGGTGAAGACCGTCGTCGGCATCGGTCTCTCACTCATCGGAGTTTCCGCACCGGAGCGGATGTGA